Genomic window (Achromobacter sp. B7):
GGGATGGGTGATGCGGGGGACGTGGATGGCGGCCAGTTCGTCTACATATTCAGGCAAAAAGACGAACGGCGCGTCGGAATGATACATGTGGTGCTCGCCGACCTGGGTGGCCAGGTCGCGCGCGGCCTCGACGGCCGGGTTCAGCAGCACCGCCTTGCAATCCAGTTGTTCTGCCAGCCAGGTGGCGTAGAAACCGCCCAGGGACGAGCCCACCACGGTCAGCGCCCGGGGGCTGTCCGCGCCTTGCACTTGGCGCTGCGCAATGTCCATCGCCAGCGCAATGGCTTGCCGGGGGCTGGCGGGCAGCTGGGGGCAGGCCCACTGCGCGGCCAGGCCAAGCCCGGCCATGGCATCGGCCATCTGCCGGGCTTTGGTGGAACTGGGCGAGGAACGAAAACCGTGCAGGTAGAGAATCATTTCGTGCTCGTCCAATAAAGAGGGATCAGCGGCGTGCCCGCAGCGCGTCCAGCAGCTTGCCATGGACGCCGCCAAACCCGCCGTTGCTCATGACCAGCACCTGGTCGCCGGGGCGGGCGGCGGCGGTCACGGCCGCGACCAGCGCGTCGATGTCATCGTAACTGGAAGCTCGGTCGCCCAGCGGCGCCAGGACCTCGGCCGGATTCCAGCCCAGCGCATGCTTGCCGCTGTGGGCGCCAAAGCAGAACACCAGGTCGGCGTCGGCCAGCGCGTCGGGCAGGCGGGCGGCCATGGTGCCCAGCTTCATCGTGTTGGAGCGCGGTTCCAGTACCGCCAGGATGCGGGCCGACCCGACTTGGCGGCGCAGCCCTTGGACGGTGGTGGCGATGGCGGTGGGGTGGTGCGCAAAATCGTCATAGACCTTGACGCCGTCCACGGTGCCGCGCAGTTCCATGCGGCGCTTCACGCCCGCAAAACGCGTCAACGCGGCAATGCCTTCCGGGGCCGACACGCCCGCGTGCTCGGCGGCGGCCAGCGCGGCCAGCGCGTTCATGCGGTTGTGCTCGCCGGTCAGGTTCCAGCGCACGGTGCCGATGTCGACCTCGCTGCGTATCACCGTGAAGGCGCCGTCATCATCCGGCGGGGATGCCTGCCAGGCGCCATCCGCGCCGAACGCGACCGTTTCAGACCAGCAACCGCGCGCAATCACGCGGTCCAGTGCGTCGCAATGGGCGGGCCGTACGATGCGGCCGGACGCGGGAATGGTGCGCACCAGATGGTGGAATTGCGTTTCGATGGCCGCCAGATCGGGGAAGATGTCGGCGTGGTCGTATTCCAGGTTGTTCAGGATGGCGGTGCGCGGGCGGTAATGGACAAACTTGGACCGCTTGTCGAAGAACGCCGTGTCGTATTCGTCCGCTTCGATCACGAAGGGGCGGCGCGTGGGGTCATAGCGGGCGGATACATGCAGGTCCGCCGCCACGCCGCCGATCAGGAAGTTGGGGGCAAGGCCGGCGGCTTCCAGGATCCAGGCCAGCATCGAGCTGGTCGTGGTTTTGCCATGCGTGCCCGCCACCGCCAGCACGTGCGCGCCCGGCAGGATGTTGTCGCCCAGCCATTGCGGGCCGGACACGTAGCGCGCGCCGGATTCCAGAATGGCTTCCATCAGGGGGTTGCCGCGGCTGACGACGTTGCCGATCACGTACAGGTCGGGGGCCAGCGCCATCTGGTCCGCGCCAAAGCCTTCGATCAGGTCGATGCCTTGCTCGGACAACTGCGTGCTCATCGGCGGGTATACGCCCGCATCGCAACCAGTGACCTTGTGGCCGGCGGCCCGCGCGATCAGCGCCAAGCCGCCCATGAACGTACCGCAGATGCCAAGAATGTGCAGGTGCATTGAAAACTCTCCTGTCCGGCATTGTATATATAGCGGCCACCGGCCATGCCGCCCGGGCAGCGCGCAAAATACCGGCAGCGGTTATGATCGCGCCATGAATCGACGCCTACTTCTATCCGCCGGCGTGGCCGTGGCCGCCACGGTCGCCGGGGGCTATACCCTGTTGGGGCAGAAGTCCCGCACGTCTGCACCGCCCACTGAGGCCGGCGACCCGGTTGCCGCCTTGATGCAATTGCAGATGCCCGACCTGCATGGCGCGACGCAGTCGCTGGCCAACTGGAAGGGCCAGCCGATGGTGGTCAATTTCTGGGCAACGTGGTGCGCGCCGTGTGTGCGCGAGATGCCGGAATTGGATGCCTTGCAGAAAAAATACCCGAATGTCCGCTTTGTCGGCATCGGCGTTGATTCCGCAGCGAACATGCAAAAATTTGTCGAGAAAGTGCAAGTTTCGTACCCCTTGTGGGTGATCGGGGCAGGTGCGATCGATACCTTGCGCAAGCTGGGCAACCCCAGCGGCGGCTTGCCTTTTACCATCGTGTTCAACGCTGATGGCGCAATTAACCGGAAGATACTGGGCGAAATTCAACCCGACGATCTGAACCAAACCTTATCCGGTTTGAAGGCATAAGTCTGTTGGACAAATAGTAGGAATTGGCGTAAAAAGCTGGTTTATCGG
Coding sequences:
- a CDS encoding TlpA disulfide reductase family protein, whose protein sequence is MNRRLLLSAGVAVAATVAGGYTLLGQKSRTSAPPTEAGDPVAALMQLQMPDLHGATQSLANWKGQPMVVNFWATWCAPCVREMPELDALQKKYPNVRFVGIGVDSAANMQKFVEKVQVSYPLWVIGAGAIDTLRKLGNPSGGLPFTIVFNADGAINRKILGEIQPDDLNQTLSGLKA
- the mpl gene encoding UDP-N-acetylmuramate:L-alanyl-gamma-D-glutamyl-meso-diaminopimelate ligase encodes the protein MHLHILGICGTFMGGLALIARAAGHKVTGCDAGVYPPMSTQLSEQGIDLIEGFGADQMALAPDLYVIGNVVSRGNPLMEAILESGARYVSGPQWLGDNILPGAHVLAVAGTHGKTTTSSMLAWILEAAGLAPNFLIGGVAADLHVSARYDPTRRPFVIEADEYDTAFFDKRSKFVHYRPRTAILNNLEYDHADIFPDLAAIETQFHHLVRTIPASGRIVRPAHCDALDRVIARGCWSETVAFGADGAWQASPPDDDGAFTVIRSEVDIGTVRWNLTGEHNRMNALAALAAAEHAGVSAPEGIAALTRFAGVKRRMELRGTVDGVKVYDDFAHHPTAIATTVQGLRRQVGSARILAVLEPRSNTMKLGTMAARLPDALADADLVFCFGAHSGKHALGWNPAEVLAPLGDRASSYDDIDALVAAVTAAARPGDQVLVMSNGGFGGVHGKLLDALRARR
- a CDS encoding YqiA/YcfP family alpha/beta fold hydrolase — encoded protein: MILYLHGFRSSPSSTKARQMADAMAGLGLAAQWACPQLPASPRQAIALAMDIAQRQVQGADSPRALTVVGSSLGGFYATWLAEQLDCKAVLLNPAVEAARDLATQVGEHHMYHSDAPFVFLPEYVDELAAIHVPRITHPDRYFLLAATGDEVLDWREMRDRYAGCRQRIVEGSDHGLSDFERWMPEVLEFALGGKQVSPQ